The following are encoded in a window of Natrononativus amylolyticus genomic DNA:
- a CDS encoding agmatinase family protein — translation MADLTHLQPPGVTINGYIEDEYETRLNAALRPWDRDSTPDAGLLGVPYDGASVVRSGSREAPDAVRQAFYYNTTYSPDFDVDIADIEIADLGDVDVDLMDIATTHARTEDVMTALFDRGVTPVVVGGDHSISYATVAAACERPDIENLGLIQFDAHQDLRHSHGGQPSSGVQFRQLLEERPEFDGEHYAQVGIRGFMNSKPYMEYADDQGITVFSGRDVARQGMETVVSEALEIATTGTDGFFATVDIDCLDLSIAPGTAAPSPGGLSAWDILEGVYAVGSHPKSLGMDLVEIAPPHDVNGLTSITGATILLHYLGGLSTRR, via the coding sequence ATGGCCGACCTCACGCATCTCCAGCCGCCGGGAGTGACGATCAACGGCTACATCGAAGACGAGTACGAGACACGACTCAACGCGGCGCTTCGCCCGTGGGACCGCGACTCGACGCCCGATGCGGGCCTACTCGGGGTCCCCTACGACGGCGCGTCCGTCGTGCGCAGCGGGTCGCGGGAGGCCCCCGACGCCGTGCGTCAGGCGTTTTACTATAACACCACCTACTCGCCGGATTTCGACGTCGATATCGCCGACATCGAGATCGCGGATCTCGGTGACGTCGACGTGGATCTGATGGACATCGCGACGACCCACGCCCGCACGGAGGACGTCATGACCGCGCTGTTCGACCGCGGCGTGACGCCGGTCGTCGTCGGCGGCGACCACTCGATCTCGTATGCAACGGTCGCAGCGGCATGCGAGCGCCCGGACATCGAGAACCTGGGTCTCATCCAGTTCGACGCTCACCAGGACCTCCGCCACTCACACGGCGGTCAGCCCTCCTCGGGCGTACAGTTTCGCCAACTCCTCGAGGAACGTCCCGAGTTCGACGGCGAGCACTACGCCCAGGTCGGCATCCGGGGATTCATGAACTCGAAGCCGTACATGGAGTACGCCGACGACCAGGGGATCACCGTCTTCTCGGGACGGGACGTCGCCCGCCAGGGAATGGAAACGGTCGTCTCCGAAGCGTTAGAGATCGCAACGACAGGCACAGACGGCTTCTTCGCGACCGTCGACATCGACTGTCTCGACCTCTCCATTGCGCCGGGGACGGCCGCACCCAGCCCTGGCGGGCTGTCGGCGTGGGACATCCTCGAGGGCGTGTACGCGGTCGGCTCACACCCGAAATCGCTCGGAATGGATCTCGTCGAGATCGCCCCGCCACACGACGTCAACGGGCTCACGAGCATCACCGGCGCGACGATCCTGCTGCACTATCTGGGTGGGCTCTCGACACGCCGGTGA
- a CDS encoding sodium/proline symporter yields the protein MSVDIQIWVGFSLYLLTVLGIGVYAYVSRPDETLSDYLLGDRSIGSVATAFTGATSVASGYQFVGLVGTAFAFGVSAFWFLVGDLIGVIIQYTLSPRLRAQSEQVDSITLVDHLSARVEDSNNMVTLVGGIIVLIFMTMYVASQMAAAGTAFTGIGGSYELGVVIAFVLILLYTLLGGYIAGAWTDVVQGVMMLVGLWAIVVLSVVHVGGWGPFVAELAQQDPALLTVTGGMELSAFLLLLGTVFGIGSGYMGSPHSMGRLMGTRDSETAAQSIAIAALVWVLIDMGSILVGWSVRAIVPDIADPEMGYTVMLEIFMHPLLAGVFVAALFAAIMSTGDSQLVAGVGAAVREIYHNVINEDADQQQMVRYSRIMVVVLSVVALAGALQFTGVVFWFILFAWAGVACVFAPLVVLSLYWRGLTQEGVVAGMITGSVTAVLWYYFPPFGLYEGFAAFIVSAVVAIGVSSVTQPPANTEEYFAGYRTGPGETDDD from the coding sequence GTGAGCGTCGATATCCAGATCTGGGTCGGATTCAGTCTGTACCTGCTCACGGTATTGGGCATTGGGGTGTACGCCTACGTCTCCCGACCCGACGAGACGCTGTCGGATTACCTGCTGGGCGATCGGTCGATCGGGTCGGTCGCGACGGCGTTTACCGGCGCGACATCGGTGGCCAGCGGCTACCAGTTCGTCGGACTGGTCGGCACGGCCTTCGCCTTCGGCGTCTCGGCGTTCTGGTTTCTCGTCGGCGATCTGATCGGGGTGATCATCCAATACACCCTCTCGCCACGCCTGCGCGCCCAGTCTGAACAGGTCGATTCGATCACGCTCGTCGACCACCTGAGCGCCCGCGTCGAGGACTCGAACAACATGGTGACGCTCGTCGGCGGGATCATCGTCCTCATCTTTATGACGATGTACGTCGCCTCCCAGATGGCCGCCGCCGGGACGGCCTTCACTGGAATCGGCGGTAGCTACGAACTCGGCGTCGTGATTGCGTTCGTCCTCATCTTACTCTATACGCTGTTGGGCGGTTACATCGCCGGCGCGTGGACGGACGTGGTCCAGGGCGTGATGATGCTGGTCGGCCTCTGGGCGATCGTCGTCCTTTCGGTCGTCCACGTCGGTGGTTGGGGGCCCTTCGTCGCCGAACTCGCCCAGCAGGACCCCGCGTTGCTGACGGTGACCGGCGGGATGGAACTGAGTGCGTTCCTCCTGTTGTTGGGTACCGTCTTCGGGATCGGCTCGGGCTACATGGGTTCGCCACACTCGATGGGCCGACTGATGGGAACCCGCGATTCGGAGACCGCCGCCCAGTCGATCGCGATCGCCGCACTCGTCTGGGTGTTGATCGACATGGGCTCGATCCTCGTCGGCTGGTCAGTCCGCGCGATCGTCCCCGACATCGCAGATCCCGAGATGGGGTACACCGTGATGCTCGAGATATTCATGCATCCGCTGCTCGCGGGGGTGTTCGTCGCGGCGCTGTTCGCGGCGATCATGTCAACCGGGGACTCCCAGCTCGTCGCCGGTGTCGGTGCAGCCGTCCGCGAGATCTATCACAACGTGATCAACGAGGACGCCGACCAACAACAGATGGTCCGGTACAGTCGGATCATGGTGGTCGTCCTCAGCGTCGTCGCCCTCGCGGGTGCCCTCCAGTTCACCGGGGTGGTGTTCTGGTTCATCCTGTTCGCGTGGGCGGGGGTTGCGTGTGTGTTCGCACCGCTGGTGGTCCTCTCGCTGTACTGGCGCGGGCTGACCCAGGAGGGCGTGGTCGCGGGGATGATCACCGGGAGCGTGACCGCCGTGCTCTGGTATTACTTCCCGCCGTTCGGCCTCTACGAGGGGTTCGCGGCGTTCATCGTCTCGGCCGTCGTCGCCATCGGCGTCAGTAGCGTCACTCAGCCGCCCGCCAACACCGAGGAGTACTTCGCCGGGTACCGAACCGGACCCGGCGAGACCGACGACGACTGA
- a CDS encoding maleate cis-trans isomerase family protein, producing MYGSRARLGLIIPSSTTSEPEYTGAVPEDASVHVARMRLEDTATAETLREMLDSVERCGSLLATANVDAIGFACTVGSLLDGPETATDIERQLSRLTDGPAVATAAAVDRALETLGVHTVAVATPYIDDLNDLERAFLEACGYEVTAIDGLGLESDLAMGAQPPSRAARQARAVDTPDADCVFISCTNYRTFEIIDDLEADLGKPVVSSNQATLWNLLEVAGVEHDRPSLGTLFDRSL from the coding sequence ATGTACGGTTCGCGCGCCCGCCTCGGCCTCATCATCCCCTCCTCGACGACGAGCGAACCGGAGTACACCGGCGCGGTCCCCGAGGACGCCTCGGTCCACGTCGCCCGGATGCGCCTCGAGGACACCGCGACCGCGGAAACCCTCCGTGAGATGCTCGACTCCGTCGAGCGCTGCGGGTCGTTGCTCGCGACTGCCAACGTCGACGCCATAGGCTTTGCGTGTACGGTCGGGAGCCTCCTCGACGGCCCGGAGACAGCCACCGACATCGAACGCCAGCTATCGAGGTTGACTGACGGCCCGGCCGTCGCGACTGCCGCAGCCGTCGACCGCGCCCTCGAGACCCTCGGCGTGCACACGGTCGCGGTCGCGACTCCCTACATCGACGACCTCAACGACCTGGAGCGAGCGTTCCTCGAGGCGTGTGGGTACGAGGTGACGGCGATCGACGGCCTCGGCCTCGAGAGCGATCTGGCGATGGGCGCCCAACCGCCGTCGCGGGCCGCCCGACAGGCACGTGCAGTCGACACCCCTGACGCCGACTGCGTCTTCATCAGCTGTACGAACTACCGGACCTTCGAGATCATCGACGACCTCGAAGCCGACCTCGGAAAGCCCGTCGTATCGAGCAATCAGGCGACGCTCTGGAACCTGCTCGAGGTGGCCGGGGTCGAACATGACCGCCCGTCGCTGGGCACGCTCTTCGATCGGTCTCTCTGA
- a CDS encoding glycerophosphodiester phosphodiesterase, with the protein MEHIAHRGCADQFPENTVRAIRAVAEVVDRIELDVMQCGSGEVVLFHDATTDALTGESHTVADTDYATLRDLEVCGTTARIPTLEDALEVLPTTVDVQLDLKQAGIAEAVRQVVDRYDHDVYICSTDPEILAAATELPWEIRPGFVSFPHFQYEDVDPASITAAERREAIDTATGLECTFLEVPQELCVHTDIVEAAHAAGLDVVAWTIRTRAQLEAVAAADVDAAMIDRIDIL; encoded by the coding sequence ATGGAACACATCGCCCACCGCGGGTGTGCCGATCAGTTTCCGGAGAACACGGTGCGCGCGATCCGGGCCGTCGCCGAGGTCGTCGACCGGATCGAACTCGACGTCATGCAGTGTGGCTCGGGCGAGGTCGTGCTCTTTCACGACGCGACGACCGACGCACTCACCGGCGAGTCTCACACGGTCGCCGACACCGACTACGCCACCCTCCGGGACCTCGAGGTGTGCGGAACGACCGCCCGGATACCCACACTCGAAGACGCACTCGAAGTGCTCCCGACGACCGTGGACGTCCAACTCGATCTGAAACAGGCCGGGATCGCAGAGGCGGTCCGGCAGGTCGTCGATCGGTACGACCACGACGTCTACATCTGTTCGACCGATCCCGAGATTCTGGCGGCGGCAACTGAGTTGCCCTGGGAGATCCGCCCGGGGTTCGTCTCGTTCCCCCACTTTCAGTACGAAGACGTCGATCCGGCATCGATCACGGCCGCCGAGCGCCGCGAGGCGATCGACACCGCAACGGGCCTCGAGTGCACCTTCCTCGAGGTTCCTCAAGAACTGTGTGTCCACACGGACATCGTCGAGGCGGCCCACGCCGCCGGCCTCGACGTCGTCGCCTGGACGATCCGCACGCGTGCCCAGCTCGAGGCGGTCGCGGCCGCGGACGTCGATGCGGCGATGATCGATCGAATCGATATCCTGTAG
- a CDS encoding RNA-guided endonuclease InsQ/TnpB family protein, protein MKRTNQFVVRPRSEQDRELLHELLDASASLWNELTFERRQQYFDGESVWDTADYRKQYVGVLGSATAQQLIRKSKSAWNSFFSLKGKGEHCSPPGYWGNEEDGRTLRTYVRNDQYTLELGKRSRLEIPVGKELKAKYDHTGRLRLEVAGIPKWDGKQGRLELYYDEASDQFRAFQPVTIDTSRQDSPLADETAALDIGANNIVACTTATGQQYLYEGRGLFERFRETTREIARLQSKLREGRYSSSRIRRLYRRRTRRRDHAMDALARDLVERLYDEGVSTVYVGDLTDVLETHWSVRTNAKTHNFWAFRAFIDRLACTAEEFGMAVEVRSEAWTSQECPSCGSTEDTTRRQDTLTCSCGFEGHADLVASETFLRRHETDVPRPMARPVRFEWDGHDWSEIPHSHESPKEARTNRSILHT, encoded by the coding sequence ATGAAGCGGACCAACCAGTTCGTTGTACGCCCCCGCTCCGAACAGGACCGGGAGTTGCTACACGAATTGTTGGACGCTTCTGCCAGCCTCTGGAACGAACTCACGTTCGAACGACGCCAACAGTACTTCGACGGCGAAAGCGTCTGGGACACCGCCGACTACCGCAAACAGTACGTCGGCGTTCTCGGAAGCGCCACTGCTCAACAACTCATCCGCAAGAGCAAGAGCGCGTGGAACTCGTTCTTCTCGCTCAAAGGGAAGGGCGAACACTGTTCCCCGCCCGGTTACTGGGGCAACGAGGAGGACGGCCGCACGTTGCGAACCTACGTTCGAAACGACCAGTACACACTGGAACTCGGAAAGCGTTCCCGTCTCGAGATTCCGGTCGGAAAGGAACTCAAGGCGAAGTATGACCACACGGGTCGGCTTCGTCTCGAAGTCGCAGGCATTCCCAAGTGGGACGGCAAGCAGGGTCGGTTGGAACTGTACTACGACGAGGCTTCGGACCAATTCAGAGCCTTTCAGCCTGTCACTATCGATACTTCTCGACAGGATTCACCACTGGCGGACGAAACCGCCGCTCTGGATATCGGTGCGAACAATATCGTCGCTTGTACGACCGCGACCGGCCAGCAGTACCTGTACGAGGGTCGCGGCCTCTTCGAGCGGTTCCGCGAGACCACGCGAGAGATCGCCCGGCTACAGTCAAAACTTCGAGAGGGAAGATACTCGTCGAGCCGTATTCGACGGCTGTACCGCAGACGGACGCGGCGACGCGACCATGCCATGGACGCGCTTGCTCGCGATCTCGTAGAACGGCTCTACGACGAGGGTGTTTCGACGGTGTACGTCGGCGACTTAACCGACGTACTCGAGACGCACTGGTCGGTTCGGACGAACGCGAAGACGCACAACTTCTGGGCATTCCGGGCGTTCATCGACCGGTTGGCGTGTACCGCCGAGGAGTTCGGAATGGCAGTCGAAGTACGGTCGGAAGCGTGGACCAGCCAAGAGTGTCCGAGCTGCGGTTCGACCGAGGATACGACTCGACGCCAAGACACGCTCACGTGTTCGTGTGGGTTCGAGGGCCACGCAGATCTCGTCGCAAGCGAGACGTTCCTGAGACGGCACGAAACAGACGTACCACGGCCGATGGCACGGCCCGTGCGATTCGAGTGGGACGGCCACGACTGGTCGGAGATACCACACTCTCACGAAAGTCCCAAAGAAGCGCGCACGAACCGGAGTATCCTACACACGTAG
- a CDS encoding PadR family transcriptional regulator encodes MDDLTGFQRDLLYVIAGANRPSGQEVKVEVEQYYDTDINHGRLYPNLDTVVNKELVEKGKLDRRTNYYAITDAGERAIEERREWELQYVG; translated from the coding sequence ATGGACGACCTCACAGGGTTCCAACGAGATCTACTGTACGTCATTGCCGGTGCTAACCGACCATCCGGCCAAGAAGTCAAAGTGGAGGTTGAGCAGTATTACGATACTGACATCAATCATGGGCGACTGTACCCCAATCTCGATACCGTGGTGAACAAAGAGTTGGTCGAAAAAGGAAAGCTCGATAGACGAACGAATTACTACGCTATCACGGACGCAGGTGAGCGAGCAATTGAGGAACGACGAGAGTGGGAGTTACAGTACGTCGGTTAG
- a CDS encoding nucleotidyltransferase domain-containing protein, translating into MDVEIRLPLPNEQIFRYEAMDEILEIVAQNPSTEFSNRDLQRLTGFGGPSVSKALSLLEAMELIRRRDAGNKTLYRIEEHRLHGADDPFLEIPQSEFRPPLRRFVDQIDEELSSVAGIVCFGSVARGDADRVSDIDVFVFVDDDGELVPARRAISEIIADLEADSIDGQRYEFEVFVESPESARRRGGDLHPILHKGVILSDSEAFRHVRRDLFGGGRQ; encoded by the coding sequence ATGGACGTCGAGATACGGCTCCCCCTTCCGAACGAGCAAATCTTCAGGTACGAGGCAATGGACGAAATTCTCGAGATCGTTGCGCAAAATCCGTCCACCGAGTTTTCGAACCGGGATCTGCAGAGACTGACCGGGTTTGGAGGTCCCAGCGTCTCGAAGGCGCTGTCCTTACTTGAAGCGATGGAACTGATTCGCAGGCGCGACGCCGGGAACAAGACACTGTATCGGATCGAGGAGCATCGACTACACGGGGCAGACGACCCGTTTCTCGAGATCCCACAATCAGAGTTCCGTCCTCCCCTTCGACGATTCGTGGATCAAATCGACGAGGAACTCTCATCTGTCGCTGGAATCGTCTGCTTTGGAAGTGTCGCACGAGGTGACGCAGACCGCGTCAGCGATATCGACGTCTTCGTCTTCGTTGACGATGACGGTGAGTTAGTACCCGCACGACGGGCCATCTCCGAGATCATTGCCGATCTCGAAGCAGACTCGATCGATGGACAGCGGTACGAGTTTGAAGTCTTCGTTGAGTCACCTGAGAGCGCCCGGAGACGAGGCGGGGATCTGCACCCGATACTACACAAGGGGGTTATCCTATCCGACAGTGAGGCGTTTCGACACGTGAGACGCGACCTCTTTGGAGGTGGACGCCAGTGA
- a CDS encoding RNA-guided endonuclease InsQ/TnpB family protein: MTRTDTFEVRPRSHRDELLLLELLDASAACNNQVNYDRRQTLFNAQDNADDRVPVSELKSTVKRAVSQEDYRQQYKHTLGSAAPQQLVQKNWESWKSYFELLSNYRNPDNAKVTDRPSPPGYWKLDGNRELHTVIRNDQYTLELGDRSRLEIPVGMDLKEKYGLGYYERLRLEVAGQLRWTGKQGRLELVYDRDTETFTAHRTVGNEDTPPRRRDTHSSTSLATSERGDEVVAAVDIGANNLAAVTTTQGDHRIYQGRPAFHTFHTHTERIAELQAILDDDEWSSKQIRRVYRKRGEQRNHLMDALIRDLGEWLVERGVSELTVGALGDMRAKHWSATVNEKTDLFWAHGRFRRRLNDVLELEYGITVTEKSEAGTSSECPECESRDVHRSGDLLQCYACGREGHADVAGSANFLRKHAEEGIEVRASGSMARPTAARENTTADGHSSSVPCLEWNDHEWTVKRSGQSTKEAPVTQSTTRMRGNVAPGGSDD, from the coding sequence ATGACGCGAACCGACACGTTCGAGGTGAGGCCCCGCTCGCACCGCGACGAGCTCCTCCTCCTCGAACTGTTGGACGCGTCAGCGGCCTGCAACAACCAAGTCAACTACGACCGCAGACAAACTCTCTTCAACGCACAAGACAACGCGGACGACCGCGTCCCGGTCAGCGAGTTGAAATCCACCGTGAAGCGAGCGGTCTCCCAAGAAGACTATCGACAACAATACAAACACACACTCGGGTCTGCGGCACCTCAGCAACTCGTACAAAAGAACTGGGAGTCGTGGAAATCCTACTTCGAACTTCTCTCGAATTACCGAAACCCCGACAACGCGAAAGTCACGGACAGGCCATCCCCACCCGGGTACTGGAAACTCGACGGAAACCGCGAACTACATACCGTCATCCGCAACGACCAGTACACGCTCGAACTCGGCGACAGAAGTCGTTTAGAGATTCCTGTTGGTATGGACCTGAAAGAGAAGTACGGGCTCGGATACTACGAACGGTTACGCTTGGAAGTTGCAGGGCAACTCCGTTGGACGGGCAAACAAGGTCGGTTAGAACTCGTGTACGACAGAGACACCGAAACGTTCACTGCACACCGAACCGTCGGCAATGAGGACACACCTCCACGCCGACGCGACACTCATTCATCCACTTCACTGGCCACTTCCGAACGCGGCGACGAGGTAGTGGCAGCGGTGGACATCGGTGCGAACAATCTCGCCGCCGTCACGACAACCCAAGGCGACCACCGCATCTACCAGGGGAGACCGGCGTTCCACACGTTCCACACTCACACGGAGCGAATCGCCGAGTTACAGGCCATCCTCGACGACGATGAGTGGTCGAGCAAGCAAATCCGACGCGTATATCGCAAGCGTGGTGAGCAACGCAATCATTTGATGGATGCGTTGATTCGAGACCTCGGCGAGTGGCTCGTCGAGAGAGGCGTGTCCGAACTCACCGTCGGTGCGTTGGGCGACATGCGAGCGAAACACTGGTCCGCGACGGTGAACGAAAAGACCGACCTGTTCTGGGCACATGGGCGGTTCCGACGACGTCTCAACGACGTGTTAGAGCTCGAGTACGGGATAACCGTCACTGAGAAGTCAGAGGCGGGGACGTCGTCCGAGTGCCCCGAGTGTGAGAGCAGGGATGTGCATCGGAGCGGTGATTTACTCCAGTGTTATGCGTGTGGTCGCGAGGGACATGCTGATGTTGCGGGGTCGGCGAATTTCCTGCGGAAGCACGCGGAGGAGGGTATCGAGGTTCGAGCAAGTGGGTCGATGGCGCGACCTACGGCCGCCCGAGAGAACACGACGGCGGATGGACACTCCAGTTCAGTGCCATGCCTTGAGTGGAACGACCACGAGTGGACAGTGAAACGCTCTGGTCAGTCGACCAAAGAGGCACCCGTAACCCAGAGTACCACGCGGATGCGTGGGAACGTTGCCCCCGGTGGTTCAGACGACTGA
- a CDS encoding ribbon-helix-helix domain-containing protein, protein MSTDTDGGGKDTEKIDVRVPVAMLEQIDEEYERRGYTSRSEAIRDALRDWLNPSAELSKELLANLEESSKQRERGETHSADEVRKRLGLDGDE, encoded by the coding sequence TTGAGTACTGACACCGATGGCGGCGGCAAGGACACCGAGAAGATCGATGTCCGCGTCCCTGTAGCAATGCTCGAACAGATCGACGAGGAGTACGAGCGTCGGGGGTACACGTCGCGTTCAGAGGCGATCCGCGACGCTCTGCGCGACTGGCTGAACCCATCGGCAGAACTCTCTAAGGAGCTCCTCGCCAACCTCGAGGAGAGCAGCAAGCAGCGCGAGCGTGGCGAAACTCACAGCGCCGACGAGGTGCGGAAGCGACTCGGCCTCGACGGCGACGAATGA
- a CDS encoding alpha/beta fold hydrolase, with amino-acid sequence MPGIQCNGANLYYEDHGDGAPIIFLHGATAGLRYFEPQLTGLSDEYRCLAFDFRGHGRSEKTELGHTLPQHARDFHAFLTQLDLDEAVVVGWSMGAIVSWEYIDQFGTDRIRALVDVDMEPSPLQRADYDYGSYSVEGLRDALVRIQTNPLEHLDRQIEALLKDPPSRERRTMMFDESSRTPSPISGAMLLELMRDYRDVLPAIDVPTLVCAGADEKWRSVESVEYAADLIPNARFELFEESGHCLTIEEPEKFNRVVSDFVASL; translated from the coding sequence ATGCCGGGTATCCAGTGCAACGGGGCGAACCTCTACTACGAGGATCACGGCGACGGGGCACCGATCATCTTTCTTCACGGTGCAACGGCGGGCCTTAGGTACTTCGAACCGCAATTGACCGGTCTTTCGGACGAGTACCGGTGCCTCGCATTCGATTTTAGAGGCCACGGTCGGTCAGAGAAGACCGAACTCGGTCATACGCTGCCACAACACGCTCGTGACTTCCACGCGTTTCTCACTCAGCTCGACCTTGACGAGGCAGTGGTCGTCGGTTGGTCGATGGGCGCAATCGTGTCGTGGGAGTACATTGATCAGTTCGGCACGGATCGAATCCGCGCGTTAGTTGACGTGGATATGGAACCTTCACCGTTGCAGCGGGCGGATTACGACTACGGGAGCTACAGCGTAGAGGGACTCAGGGACGCGCTCGTTCGTATCCAAACGAACCCCTTGGAGCACCTCGACCGACAAATCGAGGCATTGCTCAAAGATCCCCCGTCTCGTGAGCGACGAACCATGATGTTCGACGAGTCCTCCCGAACCCCGTCACCAATCTCGGGAGCGATGCTTCTCGAACTGATGCGCGATTACCGAGACGTCCTCCCCGCAATCGACGTCCCGACGCTGGTTTGCGCCGGTGCAGACGAGAAGTGGCGCAGCGTCGAATCCGTCGAGTACGCAGCAGACCTCATCCCGAACGCCCGATTCGAACTCTTCGAGGAAAGCGGACACTGTCTCACCATCGAAGAGCCCGAGAAATTCAACCGAGTGGTGAGCGACTTCGTCGCGTCGCTGTGA